One Candidatus Scalindua japonica DNA window includes the following coding sequences:
- a CDS encoding transposase family protein: MLIKTLLNKCYPVKGFIYGNVILSDTKITVKVKERKGTRGLCNQCKEAAPTYDHLNERYFRFIPLWGYMVMLAYKPRRVSCPEHGVTVEHIPWAQGKSPICEPFRIFLSHWAKYLS; this comes from the coding sequence ATGCTTATAAAAACACTACTCAATAAATGCTACCCTGTCAAGGGATTCATCTATGGCAATGTTATATTGTCTGATACCAAAATTACTGTCAAAGTAAAAGAACGTAAAGGAACCAGAGGTTTATGTAACCAGTGCAAAGAAGCTGCGCCAACTTACGATCATCTAAATGAACGATATTTTCGCTTTATACCTTTGTGGGGTTACATGGTCATGTTGGCATACAAACCGCGACGCGTAAGTTGTCCTGAACATGGAGTAACCGTAGAACATATTCCATGGGCCCAGGGCAAAAGTCCTATTTGTGAACCTTTCAGAATATTTCTTTCACATTGGGCGAAGTATCTTTCCTAG